From the Euphorbia lathyris chromosome 6, ddEupLath1.1, whole genome shotgun sequence genome, one window contains:
- the LOC136232870 gene encoding CBS domain-containing protein CBSX5-like: protein MAVSLLAREVSDLCLGKPALRSLAVSATVGEALSALKRSGDRYLSVWNCDHRTNVSSRSKVDVNECQCIGKVCMVDVICYLSKEENLKNPAAALQAPVSALIPKALGLVRHLEPHSSLLEAIDLILEGAQNLVIPIHSPFTRKKLIQRTSTNSTLHNNREYCWLTQEDIIRYLLNCIGLFSPIPNYTIESLNIIDAESILAVCYNDPASSALPLISQSLVKQTSVAIVDIDGKLFGEIPPSALNSCDESVAAAVATLSAGDLMAYIDCGDPPEDLLRLVKERLEEKNLGGAIELMEEEWGSSSSSSDEEFGLGKSGRFSGHLIRVARNTDAITCFPWSSLIAVMIQALSHRVSYVWVVDEDGTLVGLVTFTGMLEVFRERLYAM, encoded by the exons ATGGCAGTTAGTCTATTAGCTCGCGAGGTATCTGACCTATGCCTTGGAAAGCCTGCGCTGAGATCTCTCGCCGTCTCTGCTACCGTCGGTGAGGCTCTCTCCGCTCTCAAAAGATCCGGTGACCGCTATTTGAGTGTATGGAACTGTGATCACCGTACTAACGTTTCCTCTAGATCTAAAGTAGATGTGAATGAATGCCAGTGCATTGGAAAAGTTTGTATGGTAGATGTTATCTGCTACTTGTCCAAGGAAGAAAATCTGAAAAATCCGGCTGCTGCTCTCCAGGCGCCTGTTTCTGCTCTTATTCCTAAAGCTCTCGGTCTTGTTAGGCACTTGGAGCCTCACTCTAG CTTGTTGGAGGCTATAGACCTGATCCTTGAAGGTGCACAGAACCTTGTAATACCAATTCATAGCCCTTTCACAAGGAAAAAGCTGATTCAAAGAACATCCACAAATTCCACCCTGCACAATAATCGTGAGTACTGTTGGCTCACTCAAGAAGACATAATCCGCTACCTTCTCAATTGCATTGGTCTGTTTTCCCCAATTCCCAACTACACCATAGAATCTCTGAACATCATTGACGCCGAATCCATATTAGCAGTCTGTTATAATGACCCTGCCTCTTCAGCATTACCATTAATCTCCCAGTCTCTTGTCAAGCAAACATCTGTTGCTATTGTTGACATAGACGGCAAGTTGTTCGGTGAGATCCCCCCCTCTGCATTGAACTCTTGCGACGAGTCCGTTGCTGCTGCTGTTGCTACACTCTCTGCTGGGGATTTGATGGCTTACATCGACTGCGGCGATCCGCCTGAGGACTTATTACGTTTGGTGAAGGAACGACTAGAAGAGAAGAATTTAGGCGGAGCTATAGAgttaatggaagaagaatggGGAAGTTCAAGTTCTTCATCAGATGAGGAATTTGGATTGGGGAAGAGCGGAAGATTCAGTGGTCATTTAATTAGAGTAGCTAGGAATACTGATGCAATTACATGCTTTCCATGGAGCTCCTTGATAGCAGTAATGATTCAGGCACTGTCTCATCGTGTGAGTTACGTTTGGGTTGTTGACGAAGATGGTACTTTAGTCGGGCTTGTTACCTTCACCGGAATGTTAGAAGTTTTCCGGGAACGTTTGTATGCAATGTAG
- the LOC136233170 gene encoding uncharacterized protein isoform X1 gives MKTLNPISFINSQFSPSIFFFHFPSLSRDNERLLHTFHTKSFCILKPAKLSLIRGSSSSNSINYGGWDDDGDLVSSGESTQLRDFFVSTGIDNKKYVFVFLLGIFCAFAVSRVRVSTIIVFPASVLIFAVGFSFGFFRGGSFNDLSTNSSKKRGKEENFKVYSERLSSLVDFFNGFDENVNDLKNSIQRAIDTKEIELVDLEGYVSVIESIQSSVSNSRYVVEATVENIGNSSNVVAENPKSPNRKKKEIGEVGFGLLQFFGGLFGEKMVESKSNKVKDKDNVKQGAAQGLANDQTEENSSTRDMKDGFFNAVENDKRTRSSIFSEGLRNKSALNWDSERRIRIIAEDAKMNSGKKTGYGKGYDGVYRSSRLQFLDNHHVSWKTNQDNETETWNSYDNMRESMDLNFSFEHTETEASFVREQMLKQSSEVYRSSHGRKINEEETYRSQVEAEGLYDDSCLTDHESLMEPDVVSPSSSMVSDDLVFDRYLTESNNLLKQAKNCIRGKHDEEHAEIILYKSAKLLSKAVAMKPMSLLAVGLLGNTYLLHGELKLKISQELRTRLSRRSVDNRSRRFKILDEEVTNKDKIASALINVCEECEELLVEAGRKYRLALSIDGNDVRALYNWGLALSFRAQLIADIGPEAAFDADKVFLAAIDKFDAMMSKGNQYAPDALFRWGVVLQQRSRLRPRNSREKVKLLMQAKRLYEDALGMDSGNLQVREALLSCVGEINHRLL, from the exons ATGAAAACCCTTAATCCAATTAGCTTCATCAACTCTCAATTCTCTCCTTCaattttcttctttcattttcCATCACTTTCGCGAGATAATGAAAGACTCCTCCACACTTTCCACACAAAATCGTTCTGCATTCTTAAGCCCGCGAAATTATCTCTCATCAGAGGATCCTCCAGCTCTAATTCGATCAATTACGGTGGTTGGGACGATGATGGTGATTTGGTTAGCTCTGGTGAGTCAACTCAGCTTCGTGATTTTTTTGTTTCTACAGGAATTGATAACAAAAAGTATGTATTTGTGTTTCTGTTGGGTATTTTCTGCGCTTTCGCGGTTTCTAGAGTTAGGGTTTCAACAATTATTGTGTTTCCTGCTTCTGTTTTGATCTTTGCCGTTGGGTTTTCATTTGGGTTTTTTCGCGGGGGTAGTTTCAATGACTTGAGCACGAATTCAAGCAAGAAAAGGGGAAAAGAGGAAAATTTCAAGGTCTATAGTGAGAGATTGAGTAGTTTGGTGGATTTTTTTAATGGTTTTGATGAAAATGTTAATGATTTGAAGAATTCTATACAAAGAGCTATTGATACTAAAGAGATTGAATTGGTTGATTTGGAAGGTTATGTTAGTGTTATTGAATCAATTCAGTCTTCGGTTTCGAATTCTAGATATGTTGTTGAGGCCACAGTTGAGAATATAGGGAACTCTAGCAATGTAGTTGCCGAAAACCCGAAATCACCCAataggaaaaagaaagagattGGAGAAGTAGGGTTTGGACTATTGCAATTTTTTGGTGGTTTGTTTGGGGAAAAAATGGTTGAGTCAAAGTCTAATAAAGTGAAGGATAAAGACAATGTTAAGCAAGGGGCTGCACAGGGTTTAGCAAATGATCAAACCGAAGAAAATAGCTCAACTCGAGATATGAAAGACGGATTTTTTAATGCTGTTGAGAATGATAAAAGAACAAGGTCTTCCATTTTTTCTGAAGGTCTAAGAAATAAGTCTGCCTTAAATTGGGATAGTGAACGAAGAATTAGAATAATTGCAGAAGATGCAAAGATGAACTCCGGGAAAAAGACCGGATATGGGAAAGGATATGATGGTGTTTACCGAAGTAGCAGATTGCAATTTTTGGATAATCATCATGTCTCATGGAAGACAAACCAAGATAATGAAACTGAGACATGGAACTCGTATGATAATATGCGTGAGTCTATGGAtcttaatttcagtttcgaACATACAGAAACAGAAGCTTCCTTTGTGAGGGAGCAGATGTTGAAGCAATCTAGTGAAGTGTACAGGTCTTCTCATGGTAGGAAGATTAATGAAGAGGAAACCTATCGATCACAAGTCGAAGCAGAGGGGCTGTACGATGATTCTTGTTTGACTGATCACGAGTCTTTGATGGAGCCTGATGTTGTTTCCCCTTCTTCGTCAATGGTTTCGGACGATCTGGTGTTTGATAGATACCTTACAGAATCTAACAATCTTCTGAAACAAGCCAAAAACTGTATAAGGGGGAAACACGATGAAGAGCATGCGGAGATCATACTGTACAAATCGGCCAAGTTACTTTCTAAAGCCGTAGCCATGAAGCCCATGAGTCTGTTGGCTGTTGGCCTGTTGGGCAACACATATCTTCTTCATGGAGaattaaaactgaaaattagtCAGGAGCTGAGAACTCGTCTCTCAAGAAGATCAGTTGACAACCGGAGTAGAAGGTTCAAAATCTTAGACGAAGAAGTAACAAATAAAGACAAAATTGCATCTGCTCTTATTAATGTGTGCGAAGAATGTGAAGAACTTCTTGTAGAGGCAGGCAGAAAATATAGGCTGGCATTGTCAATTGACGGAAACGATGTAAGAGCCTTGTATAATTGGGGACTTGCTCTCTCATTTCGTGCTCAATTGATTGCGGATATTGGACCA GAAGCCGCTTTTGATGCTGACAAAGTGTTTTTGGCTGCAATTGATAAATTCGACGCCATGATGTCTAAAGGCAACCAATACGCACCTGATG CTCTGTTTAGATGGGGTGTGGTGCTGCAGCAAAGGTCTCGATTACGGCCACGGAATAGTAGAGAGAAGGTGAAGTTACTGATGCAAGCAAAAAGACTATATGAAGACGCATTGGGTATGGATTCTGGGAATCTCCAAGTGAGAGAAGCTTTATTGTCATGTGTAGGAGAGATTAATCACAGGCTCCTTTAA
- the LOC136233170 gene encoding uncharacterized protein isoform X2 translates to MKTLNPISFINSQFSPSIFFFHFPSLSRDNERLLHTFHTKSFCILKPAKLSLIRGSSSSNSINYGGWDDDGDLVSSGESTQLRDFFVSTGIDNKKYVFVFLLGIFCAFAVSRVRVSTIIVFPASVLIFAVGFSFGFFRGGSFNDLSTNSSKKRGKEENFKVYSERLSSLVDFFNGFDENVNDLKNSIQRAIDTKEIELVDLEGYVSVIESIQSSVSNSRYVVEATVENIGNSSNVVAENPKSPNRKKKEIGEVGFGLLQFFGGLFGEKMVESKSNKVKDKDNVKQGAAQGLANDQTEENSSTRDMKDGFFNAVENDKRTRSSIFSEGLRNKSALNWDSERRIRIIAEDAKMNSGKKTGYGKGYDGVYRSSRLQFLDNHHVSWKTNQDNETETWNSYDNMRESMDLNFSFEHTETEASFVREQMLKQSSEVYRSSHGRKINEEETYRSQVEAEGLYDDSCLTDHESLMEPDVVSPSSSMVSDDLVFDRYLTESNNLLKQAKNCIRGKHDEEHAEIILYKSAKLLSKAVAMKPMSLLAVGLLGNTYLLHGELKLKISQELRTRLSRRSVDNRSRRFKILDEEVTNKDKIASALINVCEECEELLVEAGRKYRLALSIDGNDVRALYNWGLALSFRAQLIADIGPEAAFDADKVFLAAIDKFDAMMSKGNQYAPDG, encoded by the exons ATGAAAACCCTTAATCCAATTAGCTTCATCAACTCTCAATTCTCTCCTTCaattttcttctttcattttcCATCACTTTCGCGAGATAATGAAAGACTCCTCCACACTTTCCACACAAAATCGTTCTGCATTCTTAAGCCCGCGAAATTATCTCTCATCAGAGGATCCTCCAGCTCTAATTCGATCAATTACGGTGGTTGGGACGATGATGGTGATTTGGTTAGCTCTGGTGAGTCAACTCAGCTTCGTGATTTTTTTGTTTCTACAGGAATTGATAACAAAAAGTATGTATTTGTGTTTCTGTTGGGTATTTTCTGCGCTTTCGCGGTTTCTAGAGTTAGGGTTTCAACAATTATTGTGTTTCCTGCTTCTGTTTTGATCTTTGCCGTTGGGTTTTCATTTGGGTTTTTTCGCGGGGGTAGTTTCAATGACTTGAGCACGAATTCAAGCAAGAAAAGGGGAAAAGAGGAAAATTTCAAGGTCTATAGTGAGAGATTGAGTAGTTTGGTGGATTTTTTTAATGGTTTTGATGAAAATGTTAATGATTTGAAGAATTCTATACAAAGAGCTATTGATACTAAAGAGATTGAATTGGTTGATTTGGAAGGTTATGTTAGTGTTATTGAATCAATTCAGTCTTCGGTTTCGAATTCTAGATATGTTGTTGAGGCCACAGTTGAGAATATAGGGAACTCTAGCAATGTAGTTGCCGAAAACCCGAAATCACCCAataggaaaaagaaagagattGGAGAAGTAGGGTTTGGACTATTGCAATTTTTTGGTGGTTTGTTTGGGGAAAAAATGGTTGAGTCAAAGTCTAATAAAGTGAAGGATAAAGACAATGTTAAGCAAGGGGCTGCACAGGGTTTAGCAAATGATCAAACCGAAGAAAATAGCTCAACTCGAGATATGAAAGACGGATTTTTTAATGCTGTTGAGAATGATAAAAGAACAAGGTCTTCCATTTTTTCTGAAGGTCTAAGAAATAAGTCTGCCTTAAATTGGGATAGTGAACGAAGAATTAGAATAATTGCAGAAGATGCAAAGATGAACTCCGGGAAAAAGACCGGATATGGGAAAGGATATGATGGTGTTTACCGAAGTAGCAGATTGCAATTTTTGGATAATCATCATGTCTCATGGAAGACAAACCAAGATAATGAAACTGAGACATGGAACTCGTATGATAATATGCGTGAGTCTATGGAtcttaatttcagtttcgaACATACAGAAACAGAAGCTTCCTTTGTGAGGGAGCAGATGTTGAAGCAATCTAGTGAAGTGTACAGGTCTTCTCATGGTAGGAAGATTAATGAAGAGGAAACCTATCGATCACAAGTCGAAGCAGAGGGGCTGTACGATGATTCTTGTTTGACTGATCACGAGTCTTTGATGGAGCCTGATGTTGTTTCCCCTTCTTCGTCAATGGTTTCGGACGATCTGGTGTTTGATAGATACCTTACAGAATCTAACAATCTTCTGAAACAAGCCAAAAACTGTATAAGGGGGAAACACGATGAAGAGCATGCGGAGATCATACTGTACAAATCGGCCAAGTTACTTTCTAAAGCCGTAGCCATGAAGCCCATGAGTCTGTTGGCTGTTGGCCTGTTGGGCAACACATATCTTCTTCATGGAGaattaaaactgaaaattagtCAGGAGCTGAGAACTCGTCTCTCAAGAAGATCAGTTGACAACCGGAGTAGAAGGTTCAAAATCTTAGACGAAGAAGTAACAAATAAAGACAAAATTGCATCTGCTCTTATTAATGTGTGCGAAGAATGTGAAGAACTTCTTGTAGAGGCAGGCAGAAAATATAGGCTGGCATTGTCAATTGACGGAAACGATGTAAGAGCCTTGTATAATTGGGGACTTGCTCTCTCATTTCGTGCTCAATTGATTGCGGATATTGGACCA GAAGCCGCTTTTGATGCTGACAAAGTGTTTTTGGCTGCAATTGATAAATTCGACGCCATGATGTCTAAAGGCAACCAATACGCACCTGATG GGTAA